Proteins co-encoded in one Chitinophagales bacterium genomic window:
- a CDS encoding KTSC domain-containing protein produces the protein MTTQRLEVDSTAISAMSYDAELAVLSLTFHNGRTYSYRAVPTTIWTQLLVAESVGTYFNDFIRNRFDYSRVA, from the coding sequence ATGACAACACAAAGATTGGAGGTAGATTCTACGGCTATTTCTGCCATGTCTTATGATGCGGAATTGGCTGTTTTGTCCCTTACTTTTCACAATGGAAGGACTTATTCCTATCGAGCTGTTCCCACTACTATTTGGACGCAATTGTTGGTGGCGGAATCGGTGGGTACTTACTTCAATGATTTTATCAGAAATCGCTTTGATTATAGCCGAGTGGCATAA
- a CDS encoding D-Ala-D-Ala carboxypeptidase family metallohydrolase, producing MKLMFFVWMAVGLCLCPPPSAAVSVEVAAKGVKSLQTKQIPDWDYSKEVFRSLKYFRCEEFNSPDVGRGCERMDWEFLYLLEQARERAQIPFVVSGGFRTKAHNAAVGGVTNSCHLYGYCADIRVSNASERYKIVEAAIYVGIPRIGVYSQHIHLCADPAKAQHILWMGEYKQKS from the coding sequence ATGAAACTGATGTTTTTCGTGTGGATGGCAGTAGGGCTATGCTTGTGTCCTCCACCATCTGCTGCTGTATCCGTGGAGGTAGCTGCCAAGGGCGTAAAGTCCTTACAGACAAAGCAAATACCCGATTGGGACTACTCAAAGGAGGTGTTCCGAAGTTTGAAGTATTTTCGATGTGAAGAATTCAATAGTCCTGATGTGGGGCGGGGTTGTGAGCGCATGGACTGGGAATTTTTGTATTTATTGGAGCAGGCTCGTGAGAGGGCGCAAATTCCGTTTGTGGTGTCGGGTGGTTTTCGCACGAAGGCGCACAATGCGGCTGTGGGGGGCGTGACGAATAGCTGTCATTTGTATGGCTACTGTGCGGATATTCGGGTGAGCAACGCTTCTGAACGCTACAAAATCGTTGAGGCGGCGATCTATGTCGGTATTCCCCGTATAGGAGTGTATTCTCAACACATTCATCTGTGTGCCGACCCTGCTAAGGCGCAACACATTTTGTGGATGGGTGAATACAAACAAAAGTCATGA